Genomic segment of Cytobacillus suaedae:
ATATACCCTCCTTCTAATCCCATTTTTGGTACGGTAATCGTCACTTCTGTACCGGCTCCCTCTTTACTATCAATCTGTAAGGTAGCATTGATTTTGTCCGATGCATCGTTCATTTGTAAAATGCCAAAGTGAGGTTGGTCTTGGGCTTTTATCATTGCTTGAAACAGAGAGAAACCCTTGCCATTGTCTTTTATTTTTAAAAGAATATGTTCTGTCTGATAACTTAGAAGGATATCAATCTTTGTGGCCTCTGCATGCTTAATGCAATTTTGTAGACTTTCGTTACAGGTATCAAATAATACTTTTTCAACCATCGAGCTTAATTGAACTTCTTCCCCTCTAATTTCAAACTGAATTTCCTGTTGAAATTCCGTTTTGATGGATTCAATTCGTTTGGTAATAGCGGTTATCAGGCCAACTCGTTCGGTTGGGTAGGGTCTTAGTGCATAGATTGATTCACGAACTTCTTTTAAGCAACTGCGAAGCTTGCTAACACTGTCGCCCACTAGTTTAATCGCTTCGTCTGGATGCTTGGTGAATTTACGTTGTGAGGTCTCAAGCTTCATGACTGCCCCGGCCATCGTTTGTGCCACTCCATCATGAATGTCACGAGCAATTCGGTTACGTTCCTCTAGCAAAATACGTTTTTCTTTTTCATTAAATAACATTCTCGTTTTGATAACTGCGGCAAGCTGATTCGATAAGGTAGCAATGGATCTAATATCATTTTCCTCAAAGCTTTTCACTCTGCTTCTGCCTAAGACAAACATCCCTACAGTCTCATTCTCAATTACCAGTGGAGAGTAAACGATTGCTTTTATCTCAGAGGTAAAACACTCTCCAATCCTCCCATCAGCCTTCCTTCGATCATTGTAAATACTAGGTTTTTTCATATTTTCATAGATATATAGGAGCTCGGCCGAAGGAGTATGTTCCTTAGAGACTGGCCCATCCTCCATCCGACGTTTCCACATACCATCTTCTTTGACCCAAAGAACACTTCCCTCTACTTTAATAAAATCATGAATACTATTTTTAAGAACTGCCGCCCATTCCTTTGTTGGTAGCAAGCGATTCAGTTCGGATGTTATGGAAAAAAGTGCATCCAGACGCTTCTTTTCATTTTTTAACCGAACAATTACTGAGCTAAGGAGCGAGAGACCAACTAAAGGTGAGAAGAAAAAGAAGTACGAAGCGACGTCAATTTCTCCACGATTTTGACTTCCCAGGAAAAATAACAGAGATCCATATACAAGAGAGATTGTGGCACTATTTAATTCCATCAGTGTTTTTTGCTTCCATACTGAGAAAGGATAAGGCTGTGGTCGAACAAGTAAAACGATGTCCACAAAGATGTTATTGAAAAGATAGAATAAGGAAAGTAGTAAGAAATATTCTGCGATATGACTTGTAATCGTTGTTTGTTGAAGAAAAGGGATTTGCATGTAATAGACAATTCGCTCAGCGATTAGGAAGCTTAGTACAAATTGAGCCGGATTAAAGCTAATTGTCCGTAACGGCCTGCGCTGAGCAATATTTACAACCAATACGGCTAAGGCAAAGACAACAATGGTGTTTGAAAGGCCAAATAATATGTACAACACATAGACGAAAGGAAAAACGATTGAGCTAAATCCTTTCCAAACTGGCATTGGATAATATTCACATACGGCTAAAAAAACAGTGAGAAGAATGAAAACGAGAATATCTCGTGGTTTTTCAAAAGTAAACAAACTGGTTATGATAATAAGCCATCCAACAATACTAACTGCTGTCATGTACAATTTTGAAAGCTTTTCTCTATTTTGCAAGGTCATTTTTTGTTTCACAACGTTCCTCCTGTTTGGATGGGACATGGGTTTGTTTGTGTTTGGGCTTGTTTAAGGTTTAGTTGAGTAGAGCCACTTTTCATATTATTCTGTTAATTAAATGTTAAAGGGTAACCGTAAAAAGTACAATACAAAACTTTGTTTGATTCTGGAATTCTAGGTTTTTAAATGCACGAAAAAACCCAGACTGGTCGAATGGCGAGCCACTGACCAACCTTGGGTCAAACTTCTCAAAAGAAGTTTGTTAAAACATTATCCCAAACATTCCACTCCTCCGCTATTGCTCAAAAGATATATTTACATAGTACAAAGGTAGTATGTAGTTGAGACTCAAAAACAGACCTGCTTAACTAAGCAAGTCCGAAAGATGAATAATAACTTTACCCCTTTAAAGCACCGGGGGTCAGGCCCCAGAAGACACAATTTTTACCGCTTTAAAGCGCAGGGGTCAGGCCCCGGATTTTCCTTTTAGGTTTTTGGCGATGTCTTCGATGAGATCGTTAGCGTTTATGTGTTTAAGGTTTTCACCCTTGATGTATGCTCGAAGCATGATTTGCCTTAGTTTTTCTTCGGTTATGTTGTATTTTATTTCATGGTCATGGATGTTCTCTTTCCTATCCAAGTTTCGATTCACCTCGCTTGGAGTCTCTGGTAAAAAACTATCTTTAAAATAGTTTATAGATTTTTCGAGAATGTGTGCCTGCTTATGGGGGTGCTATAATTCAAGCCTAGATTCTTTGCAGGCATTTCCATTCATTTTGAGGTATAATAAAAGGATGATGATTTTTACAAAAGGGCTTGGGGGACAACGTTCATGCTGCAAAATGAAGTATCAAAAGAACAGATTGAGCATTTTGCTGAAAAACTGCAATCATTATATAAATACGATAACGAAGTAGACAGGGCTCTCATCAAAAAGGGACTCGTTTTATACCGACAGGGCAGTGTTTACAATGTAAACCTCGTTGGAAATGAGATTGTCGGTCGGGTTCAGGATGTAACGCCTGTTGATGTTACACTTGATCTGGATTTTCTAGAGATGAGCTCTTGTACTTGTCCAACTGGAGGTTTCTGCCGACATCAATTTGCTGTGTTCTTCTCAGCCGTATCTGGCAGTGGAATCGGTGTTGGAAAGCTTTTAGATGAGTGGAAAGCAGGTGGAAAGAATAAGAAGCCGACTCTTGCTGATATTCCAATTATGAAAGCACGCGATTTAAAGCCTTTTGAAGAGGCTTCACTGGAAGGCTGGTCTGCCTTTTTTGACTCGGAATACAAGAAGTTTGTTGGAGACCGCTCGGAAAGTGATTATTACTTTATTTCGAGCATTTACCATCGTTATTTTTCAACCTTAAAAAGTAAAGCCCCACAAGGCAAGCAACATAGACGCTTATTTATCATCTATGCAGGTTTAGCTGGTATCCAAAAAATTATTGAGATTTTACCAAAGCTGAAGCTAACAAATTACCAGTTTGATTCTACGGTCAAACCGTATGTTCAAAATTTTGTGGATGCTGTTATAGATAACGCTTATGAGCTACAAGCTGTTACCATTTCTTTTTCTCTTGAACCTCTACTTGAAGAAATGCAGGAGAAGATACGAGATGGGTTGCTTGAAAATACATGGTTTCAATACGAACGTTTTCATTTGTACCGTATGCTTTGGGGTACAATTTTTAATCGAAAAAAATGGGTCGAGCGCGAGACTGAAGTACTTTTACAAATGAAAGAAGAAAATGGCTGGTCAGGTGGAATGGCTATGGCACTAGCGCATTTATCCTTCCTTTCAAAGCGTGATCAGGAAGCGATAGAGTATTTAGAATTGCTTGATACCCCTGCCATTTATTATACATTTTGGTGGATAAATGAATTATCTGAAGAAGAACAATGGGGTCGTTTACAACCTTGGTTGAATTATGCGAATGAGCATTTTGAAACATTTATACAGGGCTTGCACTCCTATGAAAGCCGTCGCCATATGACTCGGACTTTTTTAAAAATGATAACAGATTACGCATCTGAATTTGATGAGAGCTTTTATCTAAATATGATGAAAAAGCTGATGCCATATAGCTATATTGAGTTTACGACCTATTTATTTGAAGAGAAAAATTATCATGGATGGGTGGAACTTCAATTAGCCGTTGGTTATGAGATTGAAGAGCATGATAAATATATTTTAAAAATAATTGAAGATACCGATCGCCAAGCGTTATTGCCGCTGTACCATCAGGCTGTTTCAAAGGCATTGAAGCAAAAGAATCGACCTAGTTATAAACGCGCCATTCGGTATTTACGAAAATTACGGACGTATTATCGTAAATTAAAGCAAGAGGAAGCCTGGGAGGATTACATCACCAAGCTTTCTGTAAAAACAAAGAGGTTACGTGCCTTTCAAGAAGAATTACTAAATGCAAAATTTATAAGCAGCTAGGAGGTGACGTGGATGCTTGAGATTGGCTTAATGATACTGGATGCAGAATGGGTACCTGAAAAAGGCTTTTATGTTTGGTGTACGGATAAGGATAACCATACTGTAGAGCTTGATAGCTGGCGCGACCGTGTTTTCTCACGACACAAGGCATCTTTTTACGGCACTTTCCTTGAAGAAACATCGATTGGAAAACACGAAGCCGTTTTACTATCACCTTGGCTAGCGTTGGACTTTTTTGCAAATGCCCTGGATAGATCGTTGCTAACAATAGAAAGTAGCGGAAAGGTTCAAGAATACATGTTGGCTGCAAAACCATTGCATGAAGTCCTTGAATCTGGTGACTTCATCCCTGATTTTTCACAGTGGCGTGAAGGTGCATTTGGTTGGAAAACAGATGGGGAATTTGATGAGTTTTCTACGAAATGGCTAAGTTCTTCTTTAATTGATTGGACCCGAGAAGATTCAGGATTGAGAGAAGCATGGGCAGAAGTTGCTGAAGCTTTCCCTCTAGTGACAAGCACAGAAACTGATTCGTTTGTCGATGAACAGAACTGGCTTGAACTGATTGGCTGGAAAAAGGATGAAACACCGTTCCAAGTGATTTTACGTATTGATGAACCTGAAGTAGACAATGGAAACTGGAAATTAGAGACCATATTACAAAATAAAACAGATTCGGATGACCAGATGGTTTGGGATGGTGTGATGCCTCGTAGATGGGAGGCCTATGCTGACCGAGTTGAACGTGACCATGAACTATGGGGTAAAATCGTTCCTTCGTTAAAGGGTAGGTACGAGGGAATTGCTGGGGAAATAACTGAGCTTGAGGCTTGGGACTTCTTGATGGAGGATAGCCAACGATTAATTAATGCTGGTGTAGAAATTCAGTTGCCAGCATGGTGGCAGGCAATTAAGGAAGCTCAGATGGCTGTAAAGGCGAAGGTTAAAACGTCCGCTTCTACATCGGGCCGTCAATCGTTTGTTGGTTTGAAATCCATCATTGATTTTGACTGGCGCTTTTCAACCAATGGGGTTGAACTATCTGAAGATGAATTTATGCAACTAGTTGATCAAAAACGCCGCCTGATTAATATTCGAGGAAAATGGATTAAGCTTGATCCTGAATTTATGAAACAAGTCCAATCGATTTTACAAAAAGCGAACAAAGAAGGCTTGCATTTCCGAGATGTTCTTGAACAGGAGCTATTACGCGGTGAGGATGGTACAGCTGAAGGGTTTGAGGATGACAACCGTGCCTTTGCCAAAATAGAAATTCAACTGAATCGTCACCTTTCAAATATGATTAAACAACTTACCGAAATTACGGAACTTCCGAAAGTAGAGGTGCCCGCAAGTTTCAAAGGTGAACTCAGACCTTATCAGCAACATGGTGTGGAGTGGCTATTATTTTTACGTAGGTTTGGATTTGGTGCTTGTTTAGCCGATGATATGGGATTGGGCAAGACGATTCAAATGATTGCTTATTTCCTCACGGTAAAAGAACAAAATGATCAGTCGAAACCGGCGCTCATCATATGTCCAACTTCCGTTCTTGGAAACTGGCAAAAAGAGCTTGAGAAGTTTGGTCCTACATTGAAAGTTCATCTGCATTATGGGCCAAATCGCAGAAAAGGTGACGATTTTAAGGCTGCCGTCAAGGGAGCAGATGTTGTGCTCACTTCGTATGGTTTATCTCATCTCGATTTTGAGGAGCTTTCAGAACATGAATGGAGTACAGTTTGCTTAGATGAGGCACAAAACATTAAAAATGCTCATACAAAGCAGTCTCGTTCAATTCGAAAGTTACATGGAGAACACCATATTGCGCTAACTGGAACACCAATGGAAAACCGCTTAACAGAGCTATGGTCCATCTATGACTTTACGAATGCTGGTTATTTAGGTAGCTTGGGTCAATTTCAAAAACGCTACGTAGCACCAATTGAAAAAGACCGTGATACTGAAAAAATTGAACAGGTTCAACGATTGATAAGACCATTCTTATTAAGACGTACGAAGCTTGATAAAGAGGTTGCGCTAAATCTACCTGAAAAATTAGAGCAAAAAGAATACTGCCCACTAACAGTTGAACAGGCTAGTCTTTATGAACAGCTTGTAAAGGATACATTTGAACAGGTTGAACAACTTGCTGGAATGCAGCGAAAAGGACTTATTTTAAAAATGTTAAGTAAGTTAAAGCAGGTGTGCGACCATCCTGCCCTTTATCTTAAAGAAGGCCAACCTAAGGATATACTTGGGCGTTCTAGCAAGATGGAAAAGCTAAGTGAGCTTGTTGCGAATATACGTGAACAAAATGAAAGCTGTTTAATATTTACCCAATATATTTTTATGGGAGAAATGATTCGTGAGGAATTGCAGAAGCAATTTGGCGAATCAGTGTTGTTCTTAAATGGAAGTGTACCAAAGGCCCAGCGTGATGCGATGATTGAGGATTTCCAAGATGGAAAGCATAGTATCCTAATCCTGTCCTTAAAGGCGGGCGGAACCGGTCTTAATCTTACTGCAGCCAACCATGTAATTCACTATGATCGTTGGTGGAATCCTGCTGTTGAAAATCAAGCTACGGACCGAGCTTACCGAATCGGACAAAGTCGATTCGTTCATGTGCATAAATTCATAAGCACTGGAACACTCGAGGAAAAAATTGACGACATGCTCGAACAAAAACAATCACTCAACGACCAAATCATCCAATCTGAATCCTGGATTACCGAACTCTCAACCACAGAGTTGAAAGATCTATTTACACTAAGATAAAACCGGGGCCTGACCCCCAGCACAGTAACGCTGTAAAGCACCGGGGGTCAGACCCCCACTGAGGTGAAGCTGTAAAGTGCTGGGGGTCAGGCCCCTGATGACACAATTGGAAGGGTGTTGTTATGGCAGAAACGAGTAAGGTTAAGAGAAAAAACAGTCGTAAGAAAGATGTTGTTGTTAGTGAGAAGCATCAGGATAAGTCAGAACAGTGGCAGCGCTTTTATCAGTTGGTTGAACAAAAGTTGAAAAAATAAGTAGTTTAGTGGGTGGTTGCGTTTTTGGCGGCCATCCACGTTTTGCGTTAAAACATAAAAAAACCAACCTTGGTAGGTTGGCAATTTCGTAGAGGTGATGGTCCGAGGATACAATTGTTCTCTATCATTCTTATTTTGTTGTCTTGCGATTTGTTTCGAGGCTTCCTTTCGAAGGAATCTATAGCACGGAGTTTCACTTACTTTTTTGTTTCGGAATAGCCTTCTAGTATGGAGTTTATTTCAAAGAAGCGTTTGGATGTGTTATGTTCAATGGAGTCAAATCTATCACAAATTTGTTCTTGTAGTGTTTCGAGGTGTTTGCCAATACCTTTGGCTAAGGTCTCTATTCTTTCTTCAAATAGTCTTACTTCTTCATCTCTCATCTGCGACCCTCCATTTAAGTATAGTACGTTGGATTCTTACCTAATCTGATAGCTAATCTATCAACTAATTTTCTACAAGCTCACGTGGTTGTTGTGGTTTTGCTCCTAAAAACTTTACAGATTCCGCCAAAACATCGGTCACATAAATTTTTTGACCAGTTTCATTTTCATAGTTGCGAGTTTGTATTCTACCAGTAACACCAATAACTGATCCCTTTTTACAATAATTCGCCGTATTCTCTGCTGTTTTTCTCCATAGTGTACAATTAATAAAATCTGTTTCCACTACTCCATCACTCGTTTTAAAATTTCTTGCTACTGCAAGAGTTACATTGGCAACTGCCTGTCCGTCTGCAGTGTACCTCAAGTCTGGGTCCTTTGTTAATCTACCAACTAAGATTACATTATTAATCATATCTAAAATCCTCCTAATAATATGTTTTCACACGCCCATCTTATAACAATTTAATTGGAAGGTAAAATCGATAAAATTGAAGAAAAAATAGTTAACCTGAATACAAAATTAAAATTTCTCTTAATACAAAATTTAATTTTCTATCGAAAAATTAGTTCAAAATTTAAATTCATTACTTTTTTAAATTTTTTTAAAAAACAATTCTTTTCCACCGCCGTCTAATAGGATTGGACAAATTAGTATGTTATACTTTTTGTAAACGTACGAAATAGAGGAGAGTGTTTCTTTTTGAAAACCTTTAAGCTAGTTTCTCTCGCTATTGTTCAAACCCTAGAAAACTCAAAAGTAATTGAAGAAATTTCATTATTGGACGGGTTAATCATTCATAAGTTAGATGGTGAAAATGGATGGTTAATCGAAGCATTTGTTGATAAAAAGTACAGTGAGCTTTTTCAATCTCTACACGAGAAAAATGAACAAATTCATATCCAAGCCACAATTACTAAAAAAAGTAATGATCCTGCATCACTGTATGCGAAGATTAAATCAATTACTGTAATGGAAGAACATATTAGCATTTTAATGGATGCGAATATTGTAGATAAGCTAGACCTTGCTGAGTTGGTTTTATCTGATTTAGTGGAGGAAGGCTTGGAGGGAGCTGAGCTTTTACAACAGTTTAAGCTTAGATTAAGAGAGAAACGTGGAAGTGCTGCTCCAATCAAGGCTAATACGTAATATAATCATCGAAGCTTAGATTTTAGAGTCTAGGCTTTTTTGAATTCTTCTTCAAAAATAAAGACAGGATCTATTCATCCTGTCTCAAGGCTAAGCTATTATTCTTCGTCATCTTCTCCAGCAGTGTCACCAGGCGTTTCTGTACCTGTACCGGCATCACCATTTGTACCCTCGTTACCAGTGTTACCATTCGTGCCTTCTCCGTTCATGTCTCCTTCTCCAGGAGTTGTACCTTCACCGTTCATATCCTCTTCACCAGTGTCACCAGTCATATCATCCATTTCTTCCTCAACATCGTTTTCTAGCTGATTTTCTTCAGGTGGTGGATCTTGGTCATCAGCTGCACAACCTGATACAAGCATAGCTGCTAATAGAGAGCTCATTAGCATAACAAACCATTTCTTACTCATATGAATTTCTCCTTTCATAAGTTGGATTATATGTTGGACCTTAACACTATTCGGTCTGTGAGTAGCTTTCCCTAAATTTTACTTTTATTACATATTTATTATATTTTTATAAAAATAAAAAAATCGCCCCCATAAGGACGACTTCCCTGAATCTATTCTTTTTTATCACCTAAAGCAAACATAATTTCAGTTTCACAAACGATTTCTCCATCAACCGTCGCGATTCCTCTCCCTTTTCCAATCGGTCCGCGAACTCGAGTCATCTCAACCTCAAGACGAAGTTGGTCTCCTGGCTTCACTTGTTTTTTAAATCGGCAGTTATCAATTCCTGTAAAAAATGCAAGACGCCCACGGTTATCTTCTTGTTTTAACATCGCTACTGCCCCCACCTGAGCAAGTGCCTCAACAATAAGAACACCAGGCATTACAGGATAATCAGGAAAATGGCCATTGAAGAATTCTTCATTACTACTTACATTTTTTAGTCCAACTGCACGTTTTCCTTCTTCTATTTCTAAGATTCGATCAACAAGTAAGAAAGGGTACCTATGTGGAATAATTTCTTTAATTTGAGTGATATCTAACAAAGCAAATACCTCCTTTATGTATATAACAACCATTATAATCGAAAGTTGGACGAGTGTCAGTTTTAGGAGGGTTCTTTTTCAAGGGTAGTATCTTTCTTTTTGAACCTAGCCCGTTCCTTTCCGCTGCAGGCACTTGCTTTCCGCGGGAATTATGAAAAAGCCCAACTGCAGGCTTTTTCAAGGGCGAATTCCCATCGGGGAGGGATTCAAGCCTCCTCGGCGCTTAGCACCTGTGGGGTCTCCAACTTCCCTCACTTCCCGCAGGAGTCAAGTGGCTTCCGCTTCAATCCACTCATCAATTAATTAAAGCTGTAAGCTACAATCTTTACTAAAAGAGCCTACAGAAAAAGAAGCTAGCCCCATGCTACCTTCTTCTATCTATCTCTATTTAGAATCCTTGTTTACAAGGTCAACTACATGTTGCCAAGTAGATTTTTCAAATGCTTCAGAGATTTTTCCCTCTCCAATTACGCCATATCCAACCGCAACTCCTGAAATGACACTAATTGTAACAAGTATTGCTATAAGGACGAGACGAAGCCAAATTGGAATGAGGCGAATTCGAATCTTTCTCATACTTTTCTGTTCTGATTCATTATTCAGTTCCGTTTCCATTTCCTGCAAACGAGCTCGACGATAGCTTTCACGTGATTTTTCACTTTTTTCTTCATGCGGTTTTTCACGTGTATTGTTAAAATCAGTGGCCATTAAAATTCCCCTTCTTATCTGATGCCATTGACAAGACCCATCATTTGGTCAGCAATTGAAATTGTTTTGGCATTGAATTGATATGAACGTTGTGTTACGAGTAGCTCGGACATTTCAGTTGAGATATCTACATTCGACTGTTCTAATGCCCCTTGTTGTATACCGATTTGCTCACCGGCTACTAAGGTTAATACATCATCAATAGTAACATTTAAGTTATCAAGGTTAGGTACTGCAAAGAGGTTATTCCCCTTAGCTTCTAGTAGCTGTGGGCGATTCATTTGGACGACTCCTAAATCAAAAACCTCTTCCCCAGCCTCTGTAGTAACGGAAATCTGACCCGTAGAGGAGATAGAGATACTTTTGGCATTTTCCTCAAAAACAATCGATTCTCCATTTTGATCTAGAACCGGATGACCTTCACTTGTTACTAACCTAACCAAACCCGTTCCTTCTCCTAGTGGTGATAGATATAGAGAACCATCCCTTGTGTATCTTGTGAATTGTTCGCCATTCTCTTCTACTTGGACTTGAAGAAACTGTCCTTCTTTTGTTAGCGCGATATCAAGTGGTCTGTCTGTGGAAACAATTGTTCCAACCGTAAAAACAGCATTTGTATGCCCTAATCTAGCCCCGACTCCTTGTCTTATTCCATCAGGGGTAAGTCTACCAACATCATTGCCTTGAGTTGGCTGGTTATTAAATTGTTGATATAATAACTCACTGAAATTAACTTCACGTTTTTTATAACCAGTCGTGTTTACATTAGCCATATTATGACCAATGGTATCCATCTGCTTTTGAAGTTGATTCATTGTATTCGTAGCAGTGATCATTGAACGATTCATTTATTTATCCCCCTGATAAAACAAATACAATTAACGTAGACGTCCGATTTCGTTAACTGCCTTTTCTAAACTTCGATCGTATGCCTGTAAAATTTTCTGGTTTGCTTCAAAAGCACGGTATGCCATCATCAAGTCAGTCATCGTTTGTGAAACGTCCACATTTGAACGTTCTACGAAACCTTGAGATAAGCTATAGCTAATTTCTGGATTATTTACAGCACTTGGTAAATCAGCACCTTCAACCCCAAATAGACCATTTCCCTCTTTCACCAGATCATTCGCATTTTCCGCAAAGGCAATATTTAATTGGGCAATCTCCTGATTACCATCCATAATCGTTCCATTGGAGGTAACTTGGAATTCAGCACTTTGAATCTGAATACGATTACCTTCATTATCTAGAACAAAATAGCCTTCATTTGTCGTTAAAAATCCTGCAGCATCTTGAGTGAAATTACCATTTCTCGTATATCTTAATTCACCATTAGGATTTTCAACTGAGAAAAGCAAAGTTCCATTTTCAGGAATATTCCCGTCCACAAGGGCAATATCTGTTGCTCTACCTGTTTCGCGAATATCTCCTTGTTTAAATAACGCAGTGGCATCCTGAATATACACTCCAGTATTCAAACTGCCAATCTTTGTAGATTTTGTAATATTTTTACCGTTTCCGAGCGGCGTCTTACCCGACTCTAAGCTATGTATTAGCATTTCAGGAAATGAGCGAAGTGAAGACTGGTCAGCCTTAAATCCTGGTGTATTTGAATTTGCCATGTTATTTGATAAAATCTCGGTACGGCGTTGTTGCGTTAACATACCAGACGCTGCACTATATAAGCCTCTTAACATACATCTCACCCCATCAATTTCACTTTTATAAATAGCTTGTCCTTCTAACATTATAGTGGATTTCCCATGTTTAGTAGACAGGAAAATATCACCTAACTTTTAAACTTGTCCATTTTTTTACATGAATTTTGATTTTGGAAGGCGGTCTAAGCTTTCAAGCATCATACCAGTACCTACTGCTACGCATTCCATTGGGTTCTCAGCAATCAAGACTGGAACTCTTAACTCATCAGCTAAAAGCTGATCGATACCGTGTAACAGTGCTCCGCCACCCGTTAATATGACTCCTCGATCAATAATATCAGCAGAAAGCTCAGGTGGTGTACGTTCTAATACACTTTTTGAAGCTTGTACAATCATATAAACAGATTCACGTAAAGCTTTTTCAATCTCTTCTGATCCAACTGTAATTGTTCTTGGAAGCCCAGTTACCATATCACGTCCACGGATATCGATTTCTTCCTGACGCGCACCAGGGAATACAGTTGCAACTTTAATCTTAATATCTTCTGCCGTTCTTTCTCCGATAAGAAGCTTGTATTCACGCTTAATGTAGTTTAAGATTTCTTGATCAAACTTGTCCCCTGCCATTTTAATGGAAGAGGCGGTGACTATATCGCCCATTGATAACACGGCAACATCTGTCGTTCCACCGCCTATGTCCACCACCATATTACCACTTGGTTGGAAGATATCCATTCCAGCTCCAATTGCTGCAACTTTAGGCTCCTCCTCAAGATAAATCTTTTTCCCACCACTTTTTTCAGCCGCTTCCTTAATTGCCTTTTGCTCAACAGATGTAATATTTGTTGGGCAGCAAATCAGAATACGAGGCTTTGAAAGAAAGCCTTTCACATTAAGCTTATTGATGAAATACTTTAGCATTGCTTCTGTCACATCAAAATCGGCAATAACCCCGTCTTTTAATGGTCGAATCGCAACTATATTCCCTGGAGTACGTCCAACCATTCGTCTAGCTTCTTCACCAACTGCTAGTACTTTACCTGTGTTTTTATCAATTGCAACTACAGATGGTTCATTTAAAACAATTCCTTTTCCCTTTACATGGATAAGAACATTTGCCGTGCCAAGATCTATTCCAATATCCCTTGCTAACATGCTCTAAATTTCCTCCTTGCAACTAATGGCCGAGACCATATTTTCCTAATAATATATTTTATCATATATTATAATGGAAAGTGGAATTTTGTAAAAAAAGATACAAAAATGTTGTTAGTTATTGTCGATGTTGCAAGAAAAATTTAGAGTTACAGTTCTTTAGCAAATATTATTAGGTAAACTACTTGTTAAATTGTTTGTTTAATTTACTGGCTCTTCTTGTAGTTCTTCGTCTTTCTTATACTTAAGTTTTGTAGCCTCTCCACCGCGTAAATGCCTGATTGATTTATGGTAATCAAGGATTTCCTTAACTTCGTTTGCAAGCTCAGGATTGATATCTGGAAGCCTCTCAGTTAGATCCTTATGGACAGTA
This window contains:
- a CDS encoding YwpF-like family protein, whose protein sequence is MKTFKLVSLAIVQTLENSKVIEEISLLDGLIIHKLDGENGWLIEAFVDKKYSELFQSLHEKNEQIHIQATITKKSNDPASLYAKIKSITVMEEHISILMDANIVDKLDLAELVLSDLVEEGLEGAELLQQFKLRLREKRGSAAPIKANT
- the fabZ gene encoding 3-hydroxyacyl-ACP dehydratase FabZ; the encoded protein is MLDITQIKEIIPHRYPFLLVDRILEIEEGKRAVGLKNVSSNEEFFNGHFPDYPVMPGVLIVEALAQVGAVAMLKQEDNRGRLAFFTGIDNCRFKKQVKPGDQLRLEVEMTRVRGPIGKGRGIATVDGEIVCETEIMFALGDKKE
- a CDS encoding DNA-directed RNA polymerase subunit beta, which gives rise to MATDFNNTREKPHEEKSEKSRESYRRARLQEMETELNNESEQKSMRKIRIRLIPIWLRLVLIAILVTISVISGVAVGYGVIGEGKISEAFEKSTWQHVVDLVNKDSK
- a CDS encoding flagellar hook-basal body protein → MNRSMITATNTMNQLQKQMDTIGHNMANVNTTGYKKREVNFSELLYQQFNNQPTQGNDVGRLTPDGIRQGVGARLGHTNAVFTVGTIVSTDRPLDIALTKEGQFLQVQVEENGEQFTRYTRDGSLYLSPLGEGTGLVRLVTSEGHPVLDQNGESIVFEENAKSISISSTGQISVTTEAGEEVFDLGVVQMNRPQLLEAKGNNLFAVPNLDNLNVTIDDVLTLVAGEQIGIQQGALEQSNVDISTEMSELLVTQRSYQFNAKTISIADQMMGLVNGIR
- a CDS encoding flagellar hook-basal body protein, producing MLRGLYSAASGMLTQQRRTEILSNNMANSNTPGFKADQSSLRSFPEMLIHSLESGKTPLGNGKNITKSTKIGSLNTGVYIQDATALFKQGDIRETGRATDIALVDGNIPENGTLLFSVENPNGELRYTRNGNFTQDAAGFLTTNEGYFVLDNEGNRIQIQSAEFQVTSNGTIMDGNQEIAQLNIAFAENANDLVKEGNGLFGVEGADLPSAVNNPEISYSLSQGFVERSNVDVSQTMTDLMMAYRAFEANQKILQAYDRSLEKAVNEIGRLR
- a CDS encoding rod shape-determining protein, which codes for MLARDIGIDLGTANVLIHVKGKGIVLNEPSVVAIDKNTGKVLAVGEEARRMVGRTPGNIVAIRPLKDGVIADFDVTEAMLKYFINKLNVKGFLSKPRILICCPTNITSVEQKAIKEAAEKSGGKKIYLEEEPKVAAIGAGMDIFQPSGNMVVDIGGGTTDVAVLSMGDIVTASSIKMAGDKFDQEILNYIKREYKLLIGERTAEDIKIKVATVFPGARQEEIDIRGRDMVTGLPRTITVGSEEIEKALRESVYMIVQASKSVLERTPPELSADIIDRGVILTGGGALLHGIDQLLADELRVPVLIAENPMECVAVGTGMMLESLDRLPKSKFM
- the spoIIID gene encoding sporulation transcriptional regulator SpoIIID; the encoded protein is MHDYIKERTIKIGKYIVETKKTVRVIAKEFGVSKSTVHKDLTERLPDINPELANEVKEILDYHKSIRHLRGGEATKLKYKKDEELQEEPVN